The Dreissena polymorpha isolate Duluth1 chromosome 2, UMN_Dpol_1.0, whole genome shotgun sequence nucleotide sequence GTACAATGATGAGCCTatgtctaaattaaaaaaaatgagtcgtgttctgagaaaactgggcataatgcatgtgcgtaaagtgtcgtcccagataagcctgtgcagttcgcacaggctaattaggggcaacactttccgcttaaatttgattttcggtaaggagggacttctttgaaactaaaaataccataaaagcggaaagtgtcgtccctgattagcctgtgcggactgcacagactaatctgggacgacattttacgcacatgcattatgcccagttttctcagaacaaggctcatatatattgaTAGTCATTCGCGCCCACATCAAACATACTTTAGGATTGATTAACATGCGTTCGACACAGCAACTGGTTTTAATGGAGTTGACTTAATTTTCTGCATCATTGCATCAACTAtagaaaacaaaatgtaaacgTTGGTAAACATTGTgagtttcatttatttgtaagaAAACAATGGCAAAATATATAATGCATCTGTTTATGGTAATGAATAACATGGAACACGTATGAACAAACAAGTTAGTTTTTACACGCAGTTTTTTATAAgtcatgatgtgtttttttccagTGATTATTCAGCAATTCCGACGTGTGTAACTCTTTCAGAAATATTTATAGGTACATATAATTCCAAAATCTGTAATTCTATTGAAAATATAACACCATATTTAGTTTCCCATCCATGTGTGCTATTTCGTGAGCTATTCATTTTCTATTTGTTGTGTCCTTAAAAATGATGACGCATTCGATATTGCGTTGACATTCACTTACCGTCTcagatttaaataaaactttttaaagGCCGTCATGCCGCAATATATTAAAAAGATACTTTCTAAGCTCAATGCGCCGTAAATAATTTGCTTCAAAATAAGTTTCTATAAGGTGACCCTGGGTTTATGCATTTATAAATCATGGTAGTCCGGTAGGTATCGGGGCACACTGACACAAAGGGCAACCTGATGGGTTCATTTGATATCCGGTAGTGCAGTCAAGGGAGCAATTAAACACCCCCGGACAGATGAATGGAGCGGGCGTTGACGTCATGATTGCTGGTCGTGACGTAATCTGCTGTCCGAATGTCGTCATGATCAATGGAAAGTTGGTTATTGATGTTGACGTTGACATCAATGATGTAGATTGTGTGTTTAAGGACTGCTGGAAAGATGACGTAACGGATGGTGGCTGGTTTGATGACATCATACTTTGCAAAGGTGGTGATATTTTCGTTGAAAATTGAGGTGTTTGTGTTGACGTCATAAATGACGTCATCGTTAACGCTTGCAATGTGGCTTGCGACGCTGAAGGAAGTGTTGACTGACTAGCACTGCCGCCTGTCGTCTGTATACCGTTGCCTGGAATAGTAGAAATACTATTGTAAAAGCGACCCTAGAACAAAACACTGTTCATTTAAGTACGAACTAGAAATGCGAATATGTGTTTATTCGCCGATAATTAACAGTGATGCGAACAATACATGCAGTA carries:
- the LOC127865558 gene encoding sialidase-like isoform X2, giving the protein MCPMMCRHLDASGCVTCDCNTFDPSNPGGSGSHSLPSGTHTGNGTGDPSNPAGGDPSQPGASNHYDPSHPLASGNGIQTTGGSASQSTLPSASQATLQALTMTSFMTSTQTPQFSTKISPPLQSMMSSNQPPSVTSSFQQSLNTQSTSLMSTSTSITNFPLIMTTFGQQITSRPAIMTSTPAPFICPGVFNCSLDCTTGYQMNPSGCPLCQCAPIPTGLP
- the LOC127865558 gene encoding sialidase-like isoform X1, with translation MHNFKYYVIIMTCTFLETDGFLFDQVSNSLNCKGISLMCPMMCRHLDASGCVTCDCNTFDPSNPGGSGSHSLPSGTHTGNGTGDPSNPAGGDPSQPGASNHYDPSHPLASGNGIQTTGGSASQSTLPSASQATLQALTMTSFMTSTQTPQFSTKISPPLQSMMSSNQPPSVTSSFQQSLNTQSTSLMSTSTSITNFPLIMTTFGQQITSRPAIMTSTPAPFICPGVFNCSLDCTTGYQMNPSGCPLCQCAPIPTGLP